In Chrysiogenes arsenatis DSM 11915, the following proteins share a genomic window:
- a CDS encoding molybdopterin-dependent oxidoreductase, translating into MQMNRRNFLKASMVTSAIAASGVSFSAMANATNKDGVDKWVKGVCRFCGTGCGVYVGVKDGKLVTIKGNPEAKTNFGFLCVKGFAAYKSMYHPDRLTHPLIRQADGKFKKASWNEALDLVANKFKYFHEKFGKDSVAYYGSGQCTTEETYTFNKLWKGGFRSNMVEGNPRLCMASAVGGYISTFGADEPAGSYADIEKSKCIFLTGSNMSECHPVLFRRVMRHKRNNPEVKIIVCEPRKTSTSAIADLWLPVDPGTDLAVFHSMAYEILRNNWQDNGFMERHTRITDGKEPVTLENYKKFLEQFTPEAAEKVTRCPAENIRKAAEWFATSGASMSMWCMGLNQRTRGVFANNLIHNLHLITGNIGKPGADSFSLTGQPNACGGVREAGALSHLLPGTKPVANDAWRAHVEKMWKLEPGTIDPKPGFHTMKMFDSLGGENDAAKPIKAMLVTTTNPAQSLPNLNKYLKGMDDAFLVVLDIFPTRTTQFADVILPAAFLYEKGGVYGCSERRSQHTERAVTPPGEAKADLWIATQIAKRMGLEKLIPWNMDDTMKAGEMAWNDYTDITKDTGHTLRGVSYQRLRESVDGFQWPVPTADHPGTYKRYVKGMDPHLEGLQKAGTVPADATIYFYDDAKKEGKANIFVRPYQGGAEVPDAEYPFFFTTGRVVEQWHTGTMTMRIPEIARSHPNDYLEINPEDAKQYKIANGDMVKVTSRRGEIILPARLTDGTMTGVVFTHMHDQAKERMCNFVTNDAVDPGSAEPEYKIAAVKIARVGGPRDVADGYVISDVNSRM; encoded by the coding sequence ATGCAAATGAACCGGAGAAATTTTTTGAAAGCCTCTATGGTCACCAGTGCCATAGCTGCTTCTGGAGTGTCGTTTTCAGCCATGGCCAATGCCACAAACAAGGACGGTGTTGATAAGTGGGTGAAAGGTGTTTGCCGTTTCTGTGGAACCGGCTGTGGTGTGTACGTTGGTGTCAAAGATGGCAAGCTTGTCACGATTAAAGGGAACCCGGAAGCCAAAACCAATTTCGGTTTTCTGTGCGTAAAAGGGTTCGCCGCGTACAAGTCTATGTACCATCCGGATCGTTTGACGCATCCGCTGATTCGTCAGGCTGATGGAAAGTTTAAGAAAGCGTCGTGGAACGAAGCGCTGGATCTTGTCGCGAACAAGTTCAAGTATTTCCACGAAAAATTTGGCAAAGACTCTGTGGCCTACTATGGCTCAGGGCAGTGCACAACTGAAGAAACCTACACCTTTAATAAGCTCTGGAAGGGTGGTTTCCGCAGCAATATGGTCGAAGGAAACCCGCGCCTCTGCATGGCGAGTGCGGTTGGTGGATATATTTCCACCTTTGGTGCCGACGAGCCAGCGGGGTCGTATGCCGATATTGAAAAATCAAAGTGTATCTTCCTCACGGGCTCCAACATGAGCGAGTGCCATCCGGTGCTCTTCCGTCGTGTTATGCGCCACAAGCGCAATAATCCGGAAGTCAAAATCATCGTGTGTGAACCACGCAAAACCTCTACCTCGGCTATTGCTGATTTGTGGTTGCCCGTTGATCCAGGAACTGACCTTGCGGTTTTCCATAGCATGGCCTATGAAATTCTTCGTAATAACTGGCAAGATAATGGGTTTATGGAGCGTCATACCCGCATTACCGATGGCAAAGAGCCCGTAACGCTCGAAAACTATAAGAAGTTTTTGGAGCAGTTTACCCCGGAAGCGGCTGAAAAAGTTACCCGCTGCCCGGCAGAAAACATCCGTAAAGCGGCTGAATGGTTTGCCACCAGTGGTGCTTCTATGTCGATGTGGTGTATGGGCTTGAACCAGCGTACTCGTGGTGTGTTTGCCAACAACCTGATTCACAACTTGCACCTGATTACTGGCAATATTGGCAAGCCGGGGGCGGATTCCTTCTCGCTTACCGGACAACCGAATGCCTGTGGTGGCGTGCGCGAAGCTGGAGCTCTGTCGCACTTACTGCCTGGCACGAAGCCAGTCGCCAACGACGCGTGGCGTGCACACGTGGAAAAAATGTGGAAGCTCGAACCGGGGACGATTGATCCGAAGCCGGGTTTCCATACCATGAAAATGTTCGATAGCCTTGGTGGCGAAAATGACGCGGCCAAGCCGATTAAAGCGATGCTGGTCACTACAACCAACCCCGCGCAGAGCCTACCGAACCTCAATAAGTACCTCAAAGGGATGGACGACGCTTTCCTTGTCGTGCTGGATATCTTCCCGACGCGTACCACACAGTTCGCTGATGTTATTTTACCCGCAGCATTCCTTTATGAAAAAGGTGGCGTGTATGGTTGTTCCGAGCGGCGGAGCCAGCACACGGAAAGAGCAGTCACCCCTCCAGGCGAAGCGAAAGCTGACCTGTGGATTGCCACCCAGATTGCCAAACGGATGGGACTTGAAAAACTCATCCCGTGGAATATGGATGACACCATGAAAGCGGGCGAAATGGCGTGGAACGATTACACCGATATTACCAAAGATACCGGCCACACCCTGCGCGGCGTCAGCTACCAGCGCCTACGTGAAAGTGTAGACGGTTTCCAGTGGCCAGTGCCAACTGCTGATCACCCCGGCACGTACAAGCGCTACGTCAAAGGGATGGATCCGCACCTTGAGGGCCTGCAAAAAGCGGGAACGGTCCCTGCCGATGCTACGATTTACTTCTATGACGATGCCAAAAAAGAAGGAAAAGCGAATATCTTCGTTCGCCCTTATCAGGGTGGCGCCGAAGTGCCGGATGCCGAGTATCCGTTTTTCTTCACTACGGGTCGCGTTGTAGAACAGTGGCACACCGGAACCATGACGATGCGTATCCCAGAAATCGCCCGTTCGCACCCCAACGACTATCTGGAAATCAACCCTGAAGACGCCAAGCAATACAAAATCGCCAATGGCGATATGGTCAAAGTCACCAGCCGTCGCGGCGAGATCATCCTTCCCGCACGTCTGACCGATGGCACTATGACGGGCGTTGTCTTTACCCACATGCACGATCAAGCCAAAGAGCGGATGTGTAATTTTGTCACCAACGATGCGGTTGACCCCGGATCAGCGGAACCGGAATACAAAATTGCCGCCGTAAAAATCGCTCGTGTGGGCGGCCCACGTGACGTGGCGGATGGGTATGTTATCAGTGACGTAAACAGCCGCATGTAA
- a CDS encoding cytochrome c3 family protein produces the protein MKKTLWLSLLAGACVWMLIGLSMVTTVSAEGSRKHVTPMGKQDCYACHVNVSPTVAAEWQESAHAMTGIKCGVCHGDEKNFQSKPSQQQVCIGCHAAEVQHTPEGRSCTACHPVHRFSVHSKPLRQ, from the coding sequence TTGAAAAAGACTCTATGGCTCTCTCTCCTTGCTGGAGCCTGCGTCTGGATGCTGATTGGATTGAGCATGGTGACAACTGTTTCTGCCGAAGGTAGCCGGAAACATGTGACTCCGATGGGGAAACAGGATTGCTATGCGTGTCATGTGAATGTTTCTCCGACAGTAGCGGCTGAGTGGCAGGAAAGCGCTCATGCTATGACGGGAATCAAGTGTGGCGTGTGCCACGGTGACGAGAAAAATTTCCAGTCAAAACCATCGCAACAGCAGGTTTGTATCGGCTGTCATGCGGCTGAAGTGCAACATACACCGGAAGGACGTAGTTGTACGGCATGTCACCCAGTTCACCGTTTTAGCGTTCACAGCAAACCGTTGCGCCAGTAG
- a CDS encoding methyl-accepting chemotaxis protein gives MRWLSRLSIKIKLGIIVLIPLCALITVSGLLVHSSWKQTTMINDLHAKATISVYIGRFIHEMQLERGVSAGFLSSQGSQFRNEVNHERQQTDRALSALQSALTQERDAALNEALTLLGTLTATRSRIDALSIPTTEAISAYSAIIQKFLASVARITHQSEDGQISRNLIAYASIMQAKEAMGQERATLNGVFARNEFTPEAYQLFISLLAQQQTALDLFTSQANPSTLNRLETLQNSSELRTVLQMRETAFAKATTGNFGIQPQQWFRASTAFIDQMKILEDSVASELEALLQQQLTSAEAQLTLTLILSIAAVVIAAALALIIADAIGRSISRINSRAREFASGSGDLTQRLDDSGSDELARLSASFNSFITNIDCNIGQTMNLIAKTSGATAGVLEVMGRVRYTSLRNLDTTNELSAAAHEMSATINEISRSVTTSADSAETTVKLAREGATKLEASTRSAMQLQHEIETLAGEINELQTSARNIGSVVTVINDISDQTNLLALNAAIEAARAGEAGRGFAVVADEVRKLAENTQQSTKQIEKSIQTILEEIERATVSARQASGMIAEQAKTSQIAQSSFQEIMAAIEEMGEMILSISAALEEQSATTNQVAGNIEQLAGRSERLNEQVRILGDDTDVFVATVEELRNLYQPFNTNNRATPFIIAKVTHVLFLHKVLGAVLSEQRNLSLPDHQNCAFGKYCATSAMDAFRNDPLYQSLTEPHKRVHALGRALVESIGHADDKTLEERRLQFLEAIHAFLTIVDQLIEKYSTMSACQKGLAVIK, from the coding sequence ATGCGTTGGTTGTCCCGCCTGAGCATTAAAATCAAACTCGGCATAATCGTCCTGATTCCGCTCTGTGCACTGATTACCGTAAGCGGATTGTTAGTCCATAGCTCATGGAAACAAACCACTATGATCAATGACCTGCACGCGAAAGCAACCATTTCGGTATACATTGGTCGGTTTATCCATGAAATGCAACTGGAACGCGGTGTTAGCGCGGGATTTCTCTCCTCGCAAGGGAGTCAGTTTCGCAATGAAGTGAACCATGAACGGCAACAGACTGACCGCGCTCTGAGCGCGCTCCAATCGGCTTTAACACAAGAGCGCGATGCCGCTCTCAACGAAGCACTCACCCTTTTAGGGACGCTCACTGCCACCCGAAGCCGTATTGATGCCCTTTCTATCCCAACCACTGAAGCCATTTCCGCCTATTCGGCAATCATTCAAAAGTTCCTTGCTAGCGTTGCACGCATTACACACCAATCGGAAGACGGGCAAATCTCCCGCAACTTGATAGCTTACGCCAGTATCATGCAAGCAAAAGAAGCTATGGGCCAAGAAAGAGCCACACTGAACGGCGTTTTTGCGCGGAATGAATTTACTCCAGAGGCATATCAGCTCTTCATTTCACTTCTCGCACAGCAGCAAACCGCGCTGGATCTCTTTACTTCGCAAGCCAATCCTTCAACACTGAACCGTTTAGAAACTTTGCAAAACAGTTCAGAATTGCGCACCGTGCTCCAAATGCGCGAAACAGCCTTTGCCAAAGCAACAACAGGAAATTTTGGCATTCAGCCCCAGCAGTGGTTTCGTGCGAGTACCGCTTTTATCGACCAAATGAAAATCCTTGAAGACAGCGTAGCCAGCGAGCTCGAAGCGTTGCTCCAACAACAATTAACCAGCGCTGAAGCACAACTTACGCTCACACTGATACTTTCCATTGCCGCCGTCGTAATAGCGGCCGCACTCGCCTTAATTATCGCCGATGCCATTGGGCGCAGCATATCGCGCATTAACTCCCGCGCCCGCGAGTTTGCCTCTGGCAGTGGCGATCTGACGCAACGTCTTGATGACAGCGGCAGCGATGAGCTTGCCCGCCTCAGCGCGTCCTTCAACAGCTTCATCACGAATATTGATTGCAATATCGGTCAAACGATGAATCTGATCGCAAAAACATCCGGCGCAACCGCCGGAGTGCTGGAAGTGATGGGACGCGTGCGCTACACCAGTCTACGCAACCTCGATACCACCAACGAGCTATCGGCAGCGGCACACGAAATGAGCGCTACGATTAACGAAATTTCACGCAGCGTTACCACCTCCGCCGATTCAGCAGAGACCACGGTCAAATTGGCGCGTGAAGGCGCGACAAAGCTGGAAGCCAGCACGCGCAGTGCGATGCAGCTCCAACACGAAATCGAAACTCTCGCGGGGGAAATCAACGAACTACAAACCAGTGCGCGCAACATCGGCAGCGTCGTCACCGTTATCAACGACATTTCCGATCAAACCAATCTCTTGGCACTGAACGCTGCCATTGAAGCCGCCCGCGCTGGCGAAGCTGGTCGCGGTTTTGCCGTCGTTGCCGACGAAGTGCGCAAACTCGCCGAAAACACACAACAGTCTACGAAGCAGATCGAAAAATCAATTCAGACCATTCTCGAAGAAATTGAACGCGCCACAGTCAGTGCGCGTCAAGCCAGCGGCATGATTGCCGAGCAAGCCAAAACATCGCAGATCGCCCAAAGCAGTTTCCAAGAAATCATGGCCGCCATTGAGGAAATGGGCGAAATGATCCTGAGCATTAGCGCTGCTCTGGAAGAACAATCCGCTACAACCAATCAAGTAGCGGGCAACATCGAGCAGCTTGCCGGACGCTCAGAACGACTCAACGAACAGGTGCGCATCTTGGGCGACGACACCGACGTGTTTGTCGCTACCGTCGAAGAACTGCGCAATCTCTACCAACCATTCAATACAAACAACCGTGCGACACCCTTCATTATCGCCAAAGTGACGCACGTTTTGTTTCTGCATAAAGTGTTGGGCGCCGTGCTGAGCGAGCAGCGCAATCTGAGTTTACCCGATCACCAAAACTGCGCCTTCGGCAAATATTGTGCAACATCAGCAATGGATGCCTTCCGCAACGATCCGCTCTACCAGTCGCTCACCGAGCCGCACAAGCGAGTGCACGCCTTAGGTCGCGCTCTCGTCGAATCTATCGGTCACGCCGACGATAAAACGCTCGAAGAACGCCGCCTGCAGTTCCTAGAAGCAATCCATGCCTTCCTTACAATAGTCGATCAATTGATAGAGAAATATTCCACAATGAGTGCCTGTCAGAAGGGATTGGCAGTTATCAAGTAA
- the cimA gene encoding citramalate synthase, with protein sequence MSVKIYDTTLRDGTQSEDISFTVEDKVHVAQLLDDFGVHYIEGGWPGSNPKDIDFFRAIAQIPLKNARISAFGSTRRAKLTCEEDPNIQALLDSKAPVACIFGKTWDFHVTDALRITLEQNLEIIEDSLSYLCRHMEEVFYDAEHFFDGYKANPDYAIETLKAAARGGAQQIILCDTNGGSLPWEIGQIVEAVKKHISVPLGIHAHNDGEMAVANSLMAVQHGITQVQGTINGFGERCGNANLISIIPGLKLKMGIDCVSDESLRKLTRLSRSIRELANLGDWKNQPYTGKSAFAHKGGIHVSAILKDPDTYEHTKPENVGNRRRVLVSDLSGKSNIQYKVEELGLDIDINDPALQGVVDEIKELENQGYAYEGAEASLELIIQKAKGNLPNYFKLRGYRVIDERREGDANPISEATVRIEDPSGAIQHTAALGEGPVDALNNALNKALERFYPILKEVQLVDYKVRILNTTVGTRAKTRVMIESSDGKENWSTVGVHHDIIRASYLALVDSVIYKLYKERI encoded by the coding sequence ATGAGCGTAAAAATTTACGATACCACACTGCGCGATGGCACCCAATCGGAAGACATTTCCTTTACAGTTGAAGATAAAGTTCACGTCGCCCAGCTCCTTGATGATTTTGGTGTGCACTACATCGAAGGGGGGTGGCCTGGCTCTAACCCCAAGGATATCGACTTTTTCCGCGCTATTGCCCAGATTCCTCTGAAAAACGCCCGTATTTCGGCCTTTGGCTCAACGCGGCGCGCCAAACTGACGTGCGAGGAAGATCCAAACATTCAGGCTCTCCTGGACTCAAAAGCGCCGGTGGCCTGTATTTTCGGAAAAACTTGGGATTTTCACGTTACCGATGCGCTGCGCATTACGTTGGAGCAGAATCTTGAAATTATCGAAGATTCGCTAAGCTACCTCTGCCGCCACATGGAAGAGGTTTTCTATGATGCGGAACACTTTTTTGATGGCTATAAGGCAAATCCTGATTACGCGATCGAAACGCTCAAAGCAGCCGCACGCGGCGGCGCCCAACAGATTATTCTGTGCGACACCAACGGCGGATCGTTGCCGTGGGAAATCGGTCAAATCGTCGAAGCAGTTAAAAAACATATTTCCGTGCCGCTTGGCATCCACGCCCATAACGATGGCGAAATGGCGGTCGCAAATTCACTCATGGCGGTTCAGCACGGCATCACTCAGGTGCAGGGAACCATCAACGGCTTTGGCGAGCGGTGCGGCAATGCCAACCTCATCAGCATCATCCCCGGCCTGAAGCTCAAGATGGGGATTGACTGTGTCAGCGACGAAAGCCTGCGCAAGCTCACCCGCCTGAGCCGCTCTATCCGCGAACTAGCAAACCTTGGCGACTGGAAAAATCAGCCTTACACGGGCAAGAGCGCCTTTGCTCACAAAGGTGGCATCCACGTTTCGGCCATCCTGAAAGATCCCGATACCTACGAACACACCAAACCAGAAAATGTTGGCAACCGCCGCCGCGTGCTGGTAAGCGACCTCAGTGGCAAGTCGAATATTCAGTATAAAGTGGAAGAACTTGGGCTGGATATCGACATCAACGATCCAGCGCTGCAAGGGGTTGTTGACGAGATTAAAGAATTAGAAAATCAAGGATATGCCTACGAAGGGGCAGAAGCGAGCCTAGAACTGATCATCCAAAAGGCCAAAGGCAATCTGCCGAACTACTTCAAACTGCGCGGCTACCGCGTGATTGACGAACGGCGCGAGGGCGATGCTAACCCGATCAGCGAAGCGACAGTGCGGATCGAAGATCCTTCGGGAGCGATTCAGCACACAGCCGCGCTCGGCGAAGGGCCGGTTGACGCGCTTAACAACGCACTCAATAAAGCACTGGAGCGCTTTTATCCAATCCTCAAAGAAGTGCAATTGGTCGACTACAAGGTACGGATTTTGAATACAACGGTTGGCACGCGCGCCAAAACCCGTGTTATGATCGAATCAAGCGATGGAAAAGAGAACTGGTCGACGGTGGGCGTCCATCACGATATCATCCGCGCGTCATACTTGGCACTGGTCGACTCGGTCATTTATAAACTGTACAAAGAGAGAATCTAA
- a CDS encoding AI-2E family transporter — protein MDTLITLQLRLRHIIIALGVVGVFLLAWQVQDILTTFGIAFVIAYLLNPLVDKLERRGAGRTLVITLLFCSGFLISGAILYWLVPILTAEAASLARNLPRYAEIAFNLLQHHLTTLGVDLSLEDVRRMAIEKAASLSSYSATFIGSVATSVGAIGVWTLNLLLIPILVFYFLRDFNSIMEKSLRFVQNKYQWDGGKYFESFNTILSRYFRGQIIVSMILMAAYSVVLLIVGVKPAFLLGIIAGALSVVPYLGLAVGLGVSLLLAFLQFEGLFHLLAVLIGFSVVQVIETNVITPRIIGESLGLHPAMVIFALMAGGALMGIGGMILALPVAAFLRVLWMEWASSVPE, from the coding sequence ATGGACACACTCATTACCCTACAACTCCGTCTGCGCCACATCATTATCGCACTCGGGGTTGTGGGGGTTTTCCTGCTGGCCTGGCAAGTGCAGGACATCCTGACCACGTTCGGCATCGCCTTTGTGATCGCCTACTTGTTAAATCCATTAGTAGACAAGCTGGAAAGGCGCGGTGCGGGGCGCACACTGGTTATTACCCTCTTGTTTTGCAGTGGATTTTTGATCAGTGGAGCTATTTTATACTGGCTCGTACCGATTCTGACCGCCGAAGCAGCTTCACTGGCGCGCAACCTGCCACGATACGCTGAAATTGCTTTCAACCTGCTGCAACACCATCTTACAACACTGGGAGTCGACCTTTCACTCGAAGACGTGCGCCGTATGGCCATCGAAAAAGCGGCATCGCTTTCCAGCTATAGCGCCACGTTCATTGGTTCCGTGGCCACATCGGTCGGAGCCATCGGCGTCTGGACGCTCAATCTGCTTTTAATTCCCATTCTGGTGTTCTATTTTCTGCGTGACTTCAACTCAATCATGGAAAAATCGCTCCGCTTCGTACAGAATAAATACCAGTGGGATGGCGGAAAATACTTTGAGTCGTTTAACACCATTCTGAGTCGTTACTTTCGCGGTCAAATTATTGTTTCGATGATTCTCATGGCGGCCTATTCCGTTGTCTTGCTGATTGTTGGAGTGAAACCAGCGTTCTTGTTGGGAATTATTGCCGGAGCACTGAGCGTGGTTCCCTATCTTGGCCTAGCCGTAGGATTAGGCGTTTCGCTGCTGCTCGCCTTTTTGCAGTTTGAGGGGTTGTTTCATCTCCTCGCGGTGCTGATTGGCTTTTCGGTGGTGCAAGTCATCGAAACGAATGTGATCACGCCACGTATTATTGGCGAATCGCTGGGATTACACCCCGCCATGGTAATCTTTGCCTTAATGGCTGGTGGCGCACTCATGGGCATTGGTGGGATGATTCTTGCGCTGCCCGTAGCAGCATTTTTGCGCGTATTATGGATGGAGTGGGCAAGCTCTGTGCCTGAATAG
- the gmk gene encoding guanylate kinase yields MSNTPIKKEVGQIVVLSAPSGAGKTTLARKLERSVTHVHFSTSHTTRPPRPGEVNGKDYFFVDLERFIHLMQAGEFVEYATVHGNYYGTSARHLREAVAEGKTILLDIDCQGAFQIKEKFPESILIFILPPSIKELRERIMKRGKDDEDTIKIRLENALGEIAQYHRFDYVIVNENFDVAYRELESILIARKLQEQVKVPLAELMHI; encoded by the coding sequence ATGAGTAATACGCCCATCAAAAAAGAAGTTGGACAGATCGTCGTCCTCTCTGCGCCGAGTGGCGCTGGAAAAACTACCCTCGCACGCAAATTGGAACGCAGTGTAACGCACGTGCACTTTAGCACCTCACATACCACCCGTCCGCCTCGTCCTGGTGAAGTGAATGGGAAGGACTACTTTTTCGTTGATCTTGAGCGGTTTATCCACTTGATGCAGGCGGGAGAGTTTGTTGAGTACGCAACCGTGCACGGCAATTACTATGGCACTTCAGCGCGTCACCTGCGCGAAGCCGTGGCGGAAGGGAAAACCATTCTGCTCGACATCGACTGTCAGGGCGCGTTTCAGATTAAAGAGAAATTTCCTGAAAGTATTTTGATCTTTATCCTTCCGCCCAGCATAAAAGAATTGCGGGAACGGATTATGAAGCGTGGTAAAGACGATGAAGATACAATCAAAATTCGCTTGGAAAATGCACTCGGAGAAATTGCGCAATATCACCGCTTTGACTACGTGATCGTGAATGAAAATTTCGATGTGGCCTACCGCGAGCTCGAAAGCATTCTGATTGCGCGTAAGCTTCAGGAGCAAGTCAAAGTGCCGCTTGCTGAGTTGATGCACATTTAA
- a CDS encoding DUF370 domain-containing protein, with product MSSMVSIGFGNYVLKDKIVAILTPSSAPMKRLKDEAREAGKLIDATQGRKTRSIITTTSDHVLLSAIQAETLAHRFHRGEFTPEPILQDEGADDDE from the coding sequence ATGAGCTCAATGGTCAGTATTGGTTTTGGAAACTATGTCCTGAAAGATAAAATTGTTGCGATTCTTACCCCATCCTCAGCTCCCATGAAACGGTTGAAGGATGAAGCGCGTGAGGCAGGCAAGCTGATTGACGCAACGCAAGGGCGCAAAACGCGGTCAATTATTACAACGACATCCGATCACGTTCTCTTGAGTGCCATTCAGGCTGAAACGTTGGCGCACCGTTTCCACCGGGGCGAATTTACGCCCGAACCCATTTTGCAGGACGAAGGAGCTGACGACGATGAGTAA
- a CDS encoding YicC/YloC family endoribonuclease: MIRSMTGFGSGSCANESLDVTMEIRAVNSRYFDFNLRSRSQLGEVEVMIKNYLNRYIARGKVDVTLRINFLDAADHAVQLNRPLADEYYKVFTEIVDRYNLERVVTLDHFLQTGKLVDVEETLPNQKLFQEAVEFAMKNAVTKLLRMRQEEGERLEADILARLDVCEMKVLEIEKIAAEVPLLLYEKLQQRIAKLASRLSDELQVDPERIAQEVALLADKADITEEVIRFGSHVRQFRDTTARKEPVGRALEFLLQEMHREVNTMASKTSDGRISRLVVDVKAELEKIKEQVQNIE; this comes from the coding sequence ATGATCCGCAGCATGACAGGGTTTGGAAGTGGGAGCTGTGCGAACGAGTCACTTGATGTGACCATGGAAATCCGCGCCGTAAATTCGCGCTATTTCGACTTTAATCTCCGGTCGCGCTCGCAGCTTGGTGAAGTCGAAGTCATGATAAAAAACTACTTGAATCGCTACATTGCGCGCGGCAAAGTGGACGTTACGTTGCGCATTAACTTTTTAGATGCTGCCGATCATGCTGTGCAACTCAATCGCCCGCTGGCCGATGAATACTATAAAGTTTTTACCGAAATTGTTGACCGCTACAACCTTGAGCGGGTGGTGACACTCGACCACTTTTTGCAAACCGGAAAGTTGGTTGATGTCGAAGAAACACTGCCGAATCAAAAACTCTTTCAGGAAGCGGTTGAGTTTGCCATGAAAAACGCTGTCACGAAGCTCTTGCGCATGCGCCAGGAAGAAGGCGAGCGTTTAGAGGCGGACATTCTGGCGCGGCTTGATGTGTGCGAAATGAAGGTACTGGAAATAGAAAAAATCGCTGCGGAAGTGCCTCTGCTGCTGTACGAAAAATTGCAGCAACGGATTGCCAAACTCGCAAGTCGTTTGAGTGATGAATTGCAAGTCGATCCGGAACGTATCGCGCAAGAAGTGGCGTTGTTGGCGGATAAAGCGGATATTACCGAAGAAGTTATCCGTTTTGGTTCACACGTGCGGCAATTCCGCGACACCACCGCACGCAAAGAACCTGTCGGGCGAGCGCTGGAGTTTTTACTGCAGGAGATGCACCGCGAAGTGAACACGATGGCTTCAAAAACCAGCGATGGGCGCATCAGCCGTTTGGTAGTGGACGTCAAAGCTGAACTGGAGAAGATCAAAGAGCAAGTCCAAAATATCGAATAA
- the bioB gene encoding biotin synthase BioB, producing the protein MNTLRLRRYLEELDQHHELTAQAEALTRAAWGDEVQLCTILSIKTAPCSEDCTFCAQSSHYSAGRALKSVIMTDSDIEKKAQITEEHGIRNLSMVSSGRGLNERSDFTLHEAFARQAKEHGRQLCASLGFLDEYAARKLVSLGVEYYHHNLETSREHYPNVCASHTWDERVATLKRARAAGMKLCVGGIFGMGESADDVISMANTVAELGVESIPLNFLIPIAGTPQGDRAMMDPERALRCVAVFRFLNPQAVIRICGGRKEVLGEREGDIFRYGANAIMSGGLLTTQGSPHDADFRLIEKAGLRPVHYGEVCR; encoded by the coding sequence ATGAATACCCTTCGCCTGCGTCGCTATCTTGAAGAACTCGACCAACACCACGAACTCACCGCGCAAGCGGAAGCGCTTACACGGGCAGCTTGGGGCGATGAGGTGCAACTCTGCACCATCCTGAGCATCAAAACCGCGCCCTGCTCTGAAGATTGCACCTTCTGTGCGCAAAGCAGTCACTATTCGGCTGGGCGTGCTCTGAAAAGCGTGATCATGACGGATAGTGACATCGAAAAAAAAGCGCAGATCACCGAAGAACACGGCATTCGCAACCTCAGCATGGTCTCTTCAGGGCGCGGCTTAAACGAGCGGAGCGATTTTACGCTTCACGAAGCGTTCGCGCGCCAAGCCAAGGAACATGGTCGCCAGTTGTGTGCCTCGCTTGGTTTTCTTGATGAGTATGCTGCGCGGAAACTTGTGTCTTTGGGCGTGGAATACTATCACCATAATCTGGAAACATCGCGTGAACACTACCCGAATGTCTGCGCATCGCATACCTGGGATGAGCGGGTGGCCACCCTGAAACGGGCACGTGCTGCCGGTATGAAGCTCTGCGTCGGCGGAATATTTGGTATGGGCGAAAGCGCAGATGATGTTATTTCCATGGCCAATACAGTGGCCGAACTCGGTGTAGAATCAATCCCATTAAACTTCCTGATTCCCATTGCCGGAACGCCGCAGGGTGATCGCGCTATGATGGATCCTGAACGAGCGCTCCGTTGTGTGGCGGTTTTCCGTTTTCTCAACCCTCAAGCGGTTATCCGCATTTGTGGTGGGCGTAAAGAAGTACTTGGAGAGCGTGAAGGGGATATTTTCCGCTACGGTGCCAATGCCATCATGAGTGGTGGGTTGTTGACAACACAAGGGAGTCCGCATGATGCCGATTTCCGTTTGATAGAAAAAGCCGGCCTGCGCCCGGTACACTACGGGGAGGTTTGTCGATGA